DNA sequence from the Actinomycetota bacterium genome:
TATAAGTTCTTCTCCTGCAATTCCCGGGCGATTTTCACGGCGATCTCATTGGTCGGAGCAGCTCCCACCACAGCTGCAAAACCGGGGGCCGTGCCGTCCACGAATTCAATTCCCCTTTCTCGCATGATGACATCATCCGCCGCTCCCAGCCAGATATTCTCGTCCGTGGGACTAGCGGTCATGGTATAGAGAACATTCTCACCAGCATACTTTATGGCCTCGATGATTTCGTCAGCAAATAGAGTGGCCATTCCCGCATCCAGTGCAGGACCAAGATAAGGTAGCCATACACGCTTGTCAGGAACCGGTGGAAGAAGCGATTTAGCCCTCTCCAACACTGGGAGCATATCGCCTAGGGTGCTCACCTTCATTCCCGTGATCCCATAAATCACGGGGAGATAATACCCCGTGTTGGGGAAACTCACCATCTTGTCCGGTCCATAATTCTTAAGGGCTTTTTTGATATCTTCCTCTGCCCTTTTGACAATCTTATGAGCACCCCTTATGGCAGCTGAAGCGATGATTTTAGACACGAAGCATCCTCCTCATCTCCATGTCATAAAGCACCCTTTCTATCTTCTTGTCGATTCCCAGAGCTTTTCTATTTCGGTCAATGCGATCGATTAATATCCTTGCCATCTCCATTGGATCGGG
Encoded proteins:
- a CDS encoding CO dehydrogenase/CO-methylating acetyl-CoA synthase complex subunit beta (in acetogenic organisms, this enzyme complex converts carbon dioxide to acetyl-CoA while in methanogenic organisms this enzyme is used to degrade acetyl-CoA to form methane and carbon dioxide; part of an enzyme complex) produces the protein MSKIIASAAIRGAHKIVKRAEEDIKKALKNYGPDKMVSFPNTGYYLPVIYGITGMKVSTLGDMLPVLERAKSLLPPVPDKRVWLPYLGPALDAGMATLFADEIIEAIKYAGENVLYTMTASPTDENIWLGAADDVIMRERGIEFVDGTAPGFAAVVGAAPTNEIAVKIARELQEKNLYVFMSASTNGKNMAEQLAEEGIQMGWETRLIPFG